In Janthinobacterium rivuli, a single genomic region encodes these proteins:
- a CDS encoding PhoH family protein — protein MKTKAPIQPHYFIPEPLDNTRLAHLCGPLDENLRQISAALDVTIFRRGEKFIVGGSNAERAVEILEQFYAIANKVVPLEEVQLALVEQRAGLSAASEHHANAPASTFVEPDIASPVLKTRRSDLRGRTPHQIAYLRDILEHDISFGVGPAGTGKTYLAVACAVDALERDAVKRIILTRPAVEAGERLGFLPGDLAQKVDPYLRPLYDALYDLLGFDRTQKLFEKQVIEIAPLAYMRGRTLNHAFVILDEAQNTTVEQMKMFLTRIGFGSKAVVTGDVTQVDLHKSQTSGLIDAVHVLKDVRGIGFTQFNSTDVVRHPLVARIVDAYETAQAANADAAHLPSLLKPAAAKNVRKK, from the coding sequence TTGAAAACCAAAGCCCCGATACAGCCGCATTACTTCATCCCCGAGCCGCTGGACAACACGCGCCTGGCGCACCTGTGCGGCCCCCTCGATGAAAACCTGCGCCAGATTTCCGCCGCCCTCGACGTGACGATCTTCCGCCGCGGCGAGAAATTCATCGTCGGCGGCAGCAATGCCGAACGCGCAGTGGAAATCCTGGAACAGTTCTACGCCATCGCCAACAAGGTCGTGCCGCTGGAAGAAGTGCAACTGGCCCTGGTGGAGCAGCGCGCGGGCCTGTCCGCCGCCTCGGAACACCACGCCAACGCGCCCGCCAGCACCTTCGTCGAGCCGGACATCGCCAGCCCCGTGCTGAAAACGCGGCGCTCCGACCTGCGCGGGCGCACGCCGCACCAGATCGCGTATTTGCGCGACATCCTCGAACACGACATCAGCTTCGGCGTGGGTCCGGCCGGCACGGGTAAAACCTACCTGGCCGTCGCCTGCGCCGTCGACGCGCTCGAGCGCGATGCCGTCAAGCGCATCATCCTGACGCGCCCCGCCGTCGAAGCGGGCGAACGCCTGGGCTTTCTGCCGGGCGACCTGGCGCAAAAGGTCGACCCGTATCTGCGTCCCCTGTACGACGCGCTGTACGATTTGCTGGGCTTTGACCGCACGCAAAAGCTGTTTGAAAAACAGGTGATCGAGATCGCCCCGCTGGCCTACATGCGCGGACGCACCCTGAACCACGCCTTCGTCATCCTCGATGAAGCGCAAAACACCACCGTCGAACAGATGAAGATGTTCTTGACGCGCATCGGCTTTGGCAGCAAGGCCGTGGTGACGGGCGACGTCACGCAAGTCGACCTGCACAAGAGCCAGACGAGCGGCCTGATCGACGCCGTGCATGTGCTGAAAGATGTGCGCGGCATCGGCTTCACGCAATTTAACAGCACCGACGTGGTGCGCCACCCGCTCGTCGCACGCATCGTCGACGCGTATGAAACGGCGCAGGCGGCCAACGCCGACGCCGCCCACCTGCCCTCCTTATTGAAACCAGCTGCCGCCAAAAATGTCCGAAAAAAATAA
- the ybeY gene encoding rRNA maturation RNase YbeY has translation MSEKNKLSLSVQYPDTRLETLITRPKVRRWVKAALFAPAEFTIRFVDAEEGRSLNRDYREKDYATNVLTFAYNEGEELAEDEPTRADIILCTDVLEKEAQEQKKSVEEHTAHLIVHGVLHAQGYDHMDDEEAAEMEDLETDILAKLGITDPYKE, from the coding sequence ATGTCCGAAAAAAATAAACTGTCCTTGTCCGTGCAATACCCGGACACCCGCCTGGAAACCCTGATCACGCGCCCGAAAGTGCGCCGCTGGGTCAAGGCGGCCCTGTTCGCGCCGGCCGAATTCACGATCCGCTTCGTCGACGCGGAAGAAGGCCGCAGCCTGAACCGCGACTACCGCGAAAAGGACTACGCCACCAACGTGCTGACCTTCGCCTACAACGAAGGCGAAGAACTGGCCGAGGACGAGCCGACGCGCGCCGACATCATCCTGTGCACGGACGTGCTGGAAAAGGAGGCGCAAGAACAAAAGAAAAGCGTGGAAGAGCACACGGCCCATTTGATCGTCCACGGCGTGCTGCATGCGCAGGGCTACGACCACATGGATGACGAGGAAGCGGCCGAGATGGAGGACCTGGAAACGGACATCCTCGCGAAACTTGGCATTACCGACCCGTACAAGGAGTAA
- a CDS encoding DUF4259 domain-containing protein → MGTWATDAFGNDYAMDWAQDLHEYKTLELVETTLDNVIDSQEAELEAPFAAEALAALEVIARLQGQPGEGEDDPATAEVDEWVAACKKKVTPPLLEKARLAFERITAESSELRQLWQDSEHFADWQADVAALRTRVLGQEAA, encoded by the coding sequence ATGGGAACCTGGGCCACAGACGCCTTCGGCAACGACTACGCCATGGATTGGGCGCAGGATTTGCACGAATATAAAACCCTGGAACTGGTCGAGACGACGCTCGACAACGTCATCGACAGCCAGGAAGCGGAACTCGAGGCGCCGTTCGCCGCCGAGGCGCTGGCCGCGCTGGAAGTGATCGCGCGCCTGCAGGGCCAGCCTGGCGAGGGCGAGGACGATCCGGCCACCGCGGAAGTAGACGAATGGGTGGCCGCCTGCAAGAAGAAAGTCACGCCGCCGCTGCTGGAAAAAGCGCGCCTGGCCTTCGAGCGCATCACGGCCGAATCGTCGGAACTGCGCCAGCTGTGGCAGGACAGCGAGCATTTCGCCGACTGGCAGGCCGACGTGGCGGCCTTGCGCACACGCGTGCTGGGCCAGGAAGCGGCGTAA
- a CDS encoding HlyC/CorC family transporter, protein MPEHPSGVRTDVKPHRSLFERLTALISPEPENRAELLEVLHDAHERKLIDADALSMIEGVFQVSDLCARDIMIPRSQMDVIDISKPIEEWMPEVLSTAHSRFPAIEGERDKVIGILLAKDLLRYYAEETFDVRDMLRPAIFIPESKRLNVLLRDFRANHNHMAIVVDEYSGVAGLITIEDVLEQIVGDIEDEYDFDEAEDNILSLKEGQFGPRWRVKALTEIEQFNEEVGSHLVDDDVDTIGGLVSKYLGRMAHKGDIFDLGNLRFEVLRADARQVHVLLVERLPNVPELEL, encoded by the coding sequence ATGCCCGAGCACCCTAGTGGCGTCAGAACTGACGTCAAGCCCCACCGGTCACTGTTTGAACGCCTGACCGCACTCATTTCCCCCGAGCCAGAGAACCGTGCAGAATTGCTCGAAGTTCTACACGATGCGCATGAACGCAAGCTGATCGACGCCGACGCCCTGTCGATGATCGAAGGCGTGTTCCAGGTATCGGATCTCTGCGCGCGCGACATCATGATTCCCCGTTCGCAAATGGATGTCATCGACATCAGCAAGCCGATCGAGGAATGGATGCCGGAAGTCCTGTCGACCGCCCACTCGCGCTTCCCCGCGATCGAAGGCGAGCGCGACAAGGTTATCGGCATCCTGCTGGCGAAAGACTTGCTGCGTTATTACGCAGAAGAAACTTTCGACGTCCGCGACATGCTGCGCCCCGCCATCTTCATCCCCGAATCGAAACGCCTGAATGTGCTGCTGCGCGATTTCCGCGCCAACCACAATCACATGGCCATCGTCGTCGATGAATACAGCGGCGTCGCCGGCCTGATCACCATCGAAGACGTGCTGGAACAGATCGTCGGCGACATCGAGGACGAATACGACTTCGACGAAGCCGAGGACAATATCCTCTCGCTCAAGGAAGGCCAGTTCGGTCCCCGCTGGCGTGTCAAGGCGCTGACCGAGATCGAACAGTTCAACGAAGAAGTGGGCAGCCACCTGGTCGACGACGACGTCGACACCATCGGCGGCCTCGTCTCGAAGTACCTGGGCCGCATGGCGCACAAGGGCGATATTTTCGACCTGGGCAATCTGCGCTTCGAGGTGCTGCGCGCCGATGCGCGCCAGGTGCACGTGCTGCTCGTCGAGCGCCTGCCCAACGTGCCGGAACTGGAACTCTGA
- the lnt gene encoding apolipoprotein N-acyltransferase: MRFRRVDPNAPAKPPRSTWARMLTAAIAGAVAVLAFAPFGYWPLQILSLGVLFYQVLRASNVKAGALIGWAYGFGWCAAGTHWLYISMHRYGDMAAPIAAIAVALLALLMAIYVALAMGAAAWLRQRWVLSLPAMTLLVLPATWTLFEWTRGWLFTGFPWLATGYAHNASPLAGFAPIVGAYGLGWLAALSAGALLLLTHRTRWFALGGVIALYAAGIGLQYVAWTHPVGRPITVRLLQGNVPQQQKFDPGFVLGALQMYQSAITSAPADLIATPETAVTVLPHQLPPGYLDNLAAYSQQTGSTILVGMPVLDEQQRFYNAAVGITPNGTEGPYYQYRKHHLVPFGEFVPPGLHWFVAMMAIPLGDMGRGAEVQSPLPVRDQLVLPNICYEDLFGEEIAGQLASAHRHGKQSASVLLNISNLAWFGDSIAIPQHLQISQMRSLETGRPMLRSTNTGATAVIDGKGVVQSLLPPEQQATLAAKVQGMGGMTPYILYGNKLVLALAALALLTAFLLSRAARRGRAAQQ, translated from the coding sequence ATGCGTTTCAGACGCGTCGATCCCAACGCCCCCGCCAAACCGCCCCGCAGCACGTGGGCGCGCATGCTGACTGCCGCCATCGCTGGCGCCGTCGCGGTGCTGGCGTTCGCCCCTTTCGGCTATTGGCCCCTGCAAATCCTCAGCCTGGGTGTGCTGTTCTACCAGGTGCTGCGCGCATCGAACGTCAAGGCCGGCGCGCTGATCGGCTGGGCCTATGGCTTTGGCTGGTGCGCGGCCGGCACGCACTGGCTGTATATCTCCATGCACCGCTATGGCGACATGGCCGCGCCGATCGCCGCCATCGCCGTGGCCCTGCTGGCCCTCCTGATGGCCATTTACGTGGCCCTGGCCATGGGTGCGGCCGCCTGGCTGCGCCAGCGCTGGGTGCTGTCCCTGCCCGCCATGACCCTGCTGGTATTGCCCGCCACCTGGACCCTGTTCGAATGGACGCGCGGCTGGCTGTTTACGGGTTTCCCGTGGCTGGCCACCGGTTACGCCCACAATGCCAGCCCGCTGGCCGGCTTTGCTCCCATCGTCGGCGCGTATGGCCTGGGCTGGCTGGCGGCGCTGTCGGCCGGCGCTCTGCTGCTGCTGACACATCGCACGCGCTGGTTTGCGCTGGGCGGCGTCATCGCCCTGTACGCGGCCGGTATCGGCTTGCAGTACGTGGCCTGGACGCACCCGGTCGGACGCCCGATCACGGTGCGCCTGTTGCAGGGCAACGTGCCGCAGCAGCAGAAATTCGACCCCGGCTTCGTGCTGGGCGCCCTGCAGATGTACCAGAGCGCCATCACCAGCGCGCCGGCCGACCTGATCGCCACGCCGGAAACAGCCGTCACCGTGCTGCCGCACCAGCTGCCGCCCGGCTATCTGGATAACCTGGCGGCGTATTCGCAGCAGACGGGCAGCACGATCTTGGTCGGCATGCCCGTGCTCGACGAGCAGCAGCGCTTCTACAATGCGGCCGTAGGGATCACGCCCAACGGCACAGAAGGCCCCTACTACCAGTACCGCAAACACCACCTGGTGCCGTTCGGCGAATTCGTGCCGCCCGGCCTGCACTGGTTTGTCGCCATGATGGCCATCCCGCTGGGCGACATGGGCCGCGGCGCGGAAGTCCAATCGCCTTTGCCCGTGCGCGACCAGCTGGTGCTGCCGAATATCTGCTACGAAGATTTGTTTGGCGAGGAAATCGCGGGACAGCTGGCCAGCGCCCACCGCCATGGCAAGCAGTCGGCGTCCGTGCTGCTCAATATCTCGAACCTGGCCTGGTTTGGCGACTCGATCGCCATCCCGCAGCATCTGCAGATTTCGCAGATGCGCAGCCTGGAAACGGGCCGCCCGATGCTGCGCTCGACGAACACGGGCGCCACCGCCGTCATCGACGGCAAGGGCGTGGTGCAAAGCCTGCTGCCGCCGGAGCAGCAAGCCACCCTGGCGGCCAAGGTGCAAGGCATGGGCGGCATGACGCCATACATTCTGTACGGCAATAAACTGGTGCTGGCCCTGGCCGCGCTGGCCCTGCTGACGGCCTTCCTGCTGTCGCGCGCCGCCCGCCGTGGCCGCGCCGCGCAGCAATAA
- the glyQ gene encoding glycine--tRNA ligase subunit alpha, translating into MLTFQQIILTLQTYWDKQGCALLQPYDMEVGAGTFHTGTFLRAIGPEPWRAAYVQPSRRPKDGRYGENPNRMQHYYQYQVVLKPAPENILDLYLGSLAALGLDLKQNDVRFVEDDWESPTLGAWGLGWEVWLNGMEVTQFTYFQQVGGLDCKPVLGEITYGIERLAMYLQGVENVYDLVWTEWEENGTTKKLTYGDVFHQNEVEQSTYNFEHANTDLLFEQFGNYEAEAKRLIELQLTLPAYEKIMKASHSFNMLDARGAISVTERAAYIGRVRTLSRLVAQAYYDSRERLGFPMLPAADQPAAA; encoded by the coding sequence ATGCTCACATTTCAACAAATTATCCTGACCTTGCAAACCTATTGGGACAAGCAAGGTTGCGCCCTGCTCCAGCCTTACGACATGGAAGTCGGCGCCGGCACCTTCCACACCGGCACCTTCCTGCGCGCGATTGGCCCGGAACCGTGGCGCGCCGCGTATGTGCAGCCGTCGCGCCGCCCGAAAGATGGCCGCTATGGCGAAAACCCGAACCGCATGCAGCACTACTACCAGTATCAGGTGGTCTTGAAGCCGGCGCCGGAAAACATCCTCGACCTGTATCTGGGTTCGCTGGCCGCCCTGGGCCTGGACTTGAAGCAGAATGACGTGCGCTTCGTCGAAGACGACTGGGAAAGCCCGACTTTGGGCGCCTGGGGCCTGGGCTGGGAAGTCTGGCTGAACGGCATGGAAGTGACCCAATTTACCTACTTCCAGCAAGTGGGCGGCCTCGATTGCAAGCCCGTGCTGGGCGAAATCACCTACGGCATCGAACGCCTGGCCATGTATCTGCAAGGCGTGGAAAACGTGTACGACCTGGTGTGGACCGAGTGGGAAGAAAACGGCACCACGAAAAAACTGACCTACGGCGACGTCTTCCACCAGAACGAGGTGGAGCAATCGACCTACAACTTCGAGCACGCGAATACGGACCTGCTGTTCGAACAGTTCGGCAACTACGAAGCGGAAGCGAAGCGTTTGATCGAGCTGCAACTGACCCTGCCCGCCTACGAGAAAATCATGAAGGCCTCGCACAGCTTCAATATGTTAGATGCGCGTGGCGCCATCTCGGTGACGGAACGCGCCGCCTACATCGGCCGCGTGCGCACCCTGTCGCGCCTGGTGGCACAAGCGTATTACGACTCGCGCGAGCGCCTCGGTTTCCCGATGCTGCCCGCCGCAGACCAACCCGCCGCCGCTTGA
- the glyS gene encoding glycine--tRNA ligase subunit beta, producing MNQTLLIELLTEELPPKALAKLGAAFTAGIVNGLKARDFLEADSVATSYASPRRLAVSITNVREVSPDKSIREKVLPVSVALDANGNGTPPLAKKLAALGFPDLTVAELERAADGKAESFFYTYTAPGSQLATGAQAALTESAAKLPIPKLMSYQRPDGSTVQFVRPAHSLIALHGINILPLTLLGLAAGRTTLGHRFLTDGEPITIAHAENYAPSLILNASVIASNEERKERIRAQLLDKAGADQVLMPEALLDEVTALVEWPVVYECHFEEEFLAVPQECLILTMQTNQKYFALTDSEGKLRSRFLIVSNIETDTPEHIIGGNERVVRPRLSDAKFFFEQDKKKTLASRLPLLANVVYHNKLGTQAARTERVKALAGAIAAKLQYDVALAERGALLAKADLLTDMVGEFPELQGIMGTYYARHDGEPEEVALAASEHYQPRFAGDSLPTTGTGTAVALADKLETLVGIWSIGLAPTGDKDPFALRRHALGVLRMLLEKRLPLSIQGLLADAAAQFAAVPGFKDPVADVTTFMLDRLRGILRERGFSPNEIEAVVAQNPDRLDDIVQRLEAVQAFAALPESASLAAANKRITNILKKNEEAVSQVAAGGVNVALLQDEAEKKLAAAVSRVQPEVDAAFAKGDFTSTLQTLAQLRDDVDGFFNDVMVMAEDVALRNNRLALLSSLHGMMNRVADISKLVA from the coding sequence ATGAACCAAACACTGCTCATCGAACTGCTGACCGAAGAACTGCCGCCGAAAGCGCTGGCCAAACTGGGCGCCGCCTTCACGGCCGGCATCGTCAACGGCCTGAAGGCGCGCGACTTCCTCGAAGCCGACAGCGTCGCCACCAGCTACGCCTCGCCGCGCCGCCTGGCCGTCTCCATCACCAACGTGCGCGAAGTCTCGCCCGACAAATCGATCCGTGAAAAAGTCCTGCCCGTCTCCGTGGCGCTGGACGCGAACGGCAACGGCACGCCGCCGCTGGCCAAGAAACTGGCCGCGCTGGGCTTCCCCGACCTGACGGTGGCCGAGCTGGAACGCGCCGCCGACGGCAAGGCCGAGAGCTTCTTCTACACCTACACGGCGCCAGGCAGCCAGCTCGCCACCGGCGCGCAGGCGGCATTGACGGAGTCGGCCGCCAAGCTGCCGATTCCAAAACTGATGAGCTATCAGCGCCCGGACGGTAGCACCGTGCAGTTCGTGCGCCCGGCCCACAGCCTGATCGCCCTGCACGGCATCAATATCCTGCCCCTGACCCTGCTGGGCCTCGCGGCCGGCCGCACCACCCTGGGCCACCGCTTCCTGACCGACGGCGAACCGATCACCATCGCGCACGCGGAAAACTATGCGCCGTCGCTGATCCTCAACGCCAGCGTCATCGCCAGCAACGAGGAACGCAAGGAACGCATCCGCGCCCAGCTGCTGGACAAGGCTGGCGCCGACCAGGTCTTGATGCCCGAAGCGCTGCTCGATGAAGTGACGGCCCTGGTCGAATGGCCGGTCGTGTATGAATGCCACTTCGAGGAAGAATTCCTGGCCGTGCCGCAGGAATGCCTGATCCTCACCATGCAGACGAACCAGAAATACTTCGCCCTGACGGACAGCGAAGGCAAGCTGCGTTCGCGCTTCCTGATCGTCTCGAACATCGAGACGGACACGCCCGAGCACATCATCGGCGGCAACGAGCGCGTCGTGCGCCCGCGCCTGTCCGACGCCAAGTTCTTCTTCGAGCAAGACAAGAAGAAAACCCTGGCATCGCGTCTGCCGCTGCTGGCCAACGTCGTCTACCACAACAAACTGGGTACGCAAGCGGCCCGCACAGAAAGAGTAAAAGCATTAGCCGGCGCCATCGCCGCCAAGCTGCAATACGACGTGGCCCTGGCCGAACGCGGCGCCCTGCTGGCCAAGGCCGATCTGCTGACCGACATGGTGGGCGAATTCCCCGAGCTGCAAGGCATCATGGGCACCTACTATGCGCGCCATGACGGCGAGCCGGAAGAAGTGGCGCTGGCCGCCTCCGAACATTACCAGCCGCGCTTTGCCGGCGACAGCCTGCCAACCACCGGCACCGGCACCGCCGTGGCCCTGGCCGACAAGCTCGAAACCCTGGTCGGCATCTGGTCCATCGGCCTGGCGCCGACGGGCGACAAGGACCCGTTCGCGCTGCGCCGCCACGCGCTGGGCGTGCTGCGCATGCTGCTGGAAAAACGCTTGCCTTTGTCGATCCAGGGCTTGCTGGCAGATGCGGCCGCGCAGTTCGCCGCCGTACCAGGCTTCAAGGATCCGGTCGCGGATGTCACCACCTTCATGCTGGACCGCCTGCGCGGCATCCTGCGCGAGCGCGGTTTCTCGCCAAATGAAATCGAAGCCGTCGTGGCGCAAAACCCGGACCGCCTGGACGACATCGTGCAGCGCCTGGAAGCCGTGCAAGCCTTTGCCGCCCTGCCGGAAAGCGCCTCGCTGGCAGCGGCCAACAAGCGCATCACGAACATCCTGAAAAAGAACGAGGAAGCCGTGAGCCAGGTCGCCGCCGGCGGCGTCAACGTGGCGCTGCTGCAGGACGAAGCGGAGAAAAAACTCGCCGCCGCCGTCTCGCGCGTGCAGCCGGAAGTCGATGCGGCCTTTGCCAAGGGCGACTTCACCAGCACCCTGCAAACCCTGGCGCAGCTGCGTGACGACGTCGATGGCTTCTTCAATGACGTGATGGTGATGGCCGAGGATGTCGCCCTGCGCAACAACCGCCTGGCCTTGCTGTCGTCGCTGCACGGCATGATGAACCGCGTGGCCGACATTTCCAAGCTGGTGGCATAA
- the gmhB gene encoding D-glycero-beta-D-manno-heptose 1,7-bisphosphate 7-phosphatase has product MGTPALKLIILDRDGVINHDSPDFIKSPAEWLPIPGSLEAIARLNQAGYRVVIASNQSGIAREYFDMTVLNAIHQKMHTLAQQVGADIDAIFFCPHAGADNCDCRKPKPGMFHEISQRYNTSLKGVPTVGDSLRDLQAGFISGCVPYLVLTGKGEKTNETGGLPPGTQVFADLAAVVSHLLKAPAASAPAVALSI; this is encoded by the coding sequence ATGGGCACGCCGGCGCTGAAACTGATTATTCTCGACCGCGATGGTGTCATTAATCATGACTCGCCGGACTTCATCAAGTCGCCTGCCGAATGGCTGCCGATACCCGGTTCGCTCGAGGCGATCGCCCGCCTGAACCAGGCTGGCTATCGCGTGGTCATCGCCTCGAACCAGTCTGGCATCGCGCGCGAATATTTCGACATGACGGTGCTCAACGCGATCCACCAGAAGATGCACACCCTGGCGCAGCAGGTGGGCGCCGATATCGACGCCATCTTCTTTTGCCCGCACGCGGGCGCGGACAATTGCGACTGCCGCAAGCCGAAACCGGGCATGTTCCATGAAATTTCGCAGCGCTACAACACCAGCCTGAAAGGCGTGCCCACGGTCGGCGATTCGCTGCGCGACCTGCAGGCCGGTTTCATCAGCGGCTGCGTGCCCTACCTGGTATTGACGGGCAAGGGCGAAAAAACCAATGAAACGGGTGGCCTGCCGCCTGGCACCCAGGTCTTCGCCGACCTGGCCGCTGTCGTCAGCCACCTGCTCAAGGCGCCCGCGGCATCGGCGCCCGCCGTGGCATTGAGCATCTAA
- a CDS encoding lysophospholipid acyltransferase family protein, translated as MRNISLFLRSLLFMIIMIVATIVWACVCFFAAPLSYNKRYWVTSRWNVFILWCAKVICGIRYEVKGAENFPDAPAIVLSKHQSAWETIFLLPSLPRPLVYVFKKEILYIPFFGWAMALLRMIPIDRKQGKHAFKSVVAHGKRRLADGQWIIMFPEGTRIPVGQAGKYKSGGTRLAIATGAVVVPIAHNSGECWPKQSFLKRPGLITVSIGKPISPEGQTPDSMMQQVENWIESEMRVISPHAYNAG; from the coding sequence TTGCGTAATATTTCCCTGTTCCTGCGATCCCTGCTGTTCATGATCATCATGATCGTGGCCACCATCGTCTGGGCCTGCGTGTGTTTTTTTGCCGCGCCATTGAGCTACAACAAGCGCTATTGGGTCACCTCGCGCTGGAACGTGTTTATCCTGTGGTGTGCCAAGGTCATTTGCGGCATCCGCTACGAAGTCAAGGGCGCCGAGAACTTCCCCGATGCGCCAGCCATCGTGCTGTCGAAGCACCAGTCGGCCTGGGAAACCATCTTCTTGCTTCCCAGCCTGCCACGCCCACTCGTGTATGTGTTCAAGAAGGAGATTTTGTACATCCCCTTCTTCGGCTGGGCCATGGCGCTGCTGCGCATGATCCCCATCGACCGCAAGCAGGGCAAGCATGCGTTCAAGAGCGTCGTCGCGCATGGCAAGCGACGCCTGGCCGATGGCCAATGGATTATCATGTTCCCTGAAGGGACCCGCATTCCCGTCGGCCAGGCGGGCAAGTACAAGAGCGGCGGCACGCGTCTGGCGATTGCCACGGGCGCCGTGGTGGTGCCGATTGCGCACAATTCAGGCGAGTGCTGGCCCAAGCAGTCATTCCTCAAACGCCCGGGACTGATCACCGTCTCGATAGGCAAACCGATTTCGCCGGAAGGGCAAACCCCGGACAGCATGATGCAACAGGTGGAAAATTGGATAGAATCAGAAATGCGCGTCATTTCGCCTCACGCCTACAACGCTGGCTAG
- a CDS encoding M48 family metallopeptidase has product MKTIKVGDQQLDLFAHDVSTSTPPAVRPTAPPAPPVEAKPVVHLAPPPAPVTPPARPVLPSPPRTDDGPPLRQLQLGSHLVEFALRRSTRRSIGFMIDDNGLRVTAPKRVTLAEIDNAIRAKQGWIVSKLLERGERKVQRQQRPPVAWVDGAVLPYLGGEITLRLHQAPRHRASFQRETNELHVWVTPTGSEQQLKEKVKGWFQHEARQLFEVRLDVYADKLGVQYDSLSLSSAGTRWGSCTIERKIRLNWRLIHFALPLIDYVVAHELSHLLEMNHSPRFWATVESIYPDYDGAKQALRKRSQELPVLFQ; this is encoded by the coding sequence ATGAAGACCATCAAGGTCGGCGACCAGCAACTGGATTTGTTCGCGCATGACGTCTCGACCAGCACGCCCCCGGCGGTGCGCCCCACGGCACCGCCAGCGCCGCCCGTGGAGGCAAAGCCTGTAGTTCACCTGGCGCCGCCACCGGCGCCTGTCACGCCTCCCGCGCGCCCTGTCCTTCCCTCCCCGCCACGTACCGACGATGGCCCGCCATTGCGCCAGCTGCAGCTGGGCAGCCACCTCGTCGAATTCGCCCTGCGCCGCTCCACGCGCCGTTCCATCGGCTTCATGATCGACGATAACGGCTTGCGCGTGACGGCGCCCAAGCGCGTCACCCTGGCCGAAATCGACAACGCCATCCGCGCCAAGCAAGGCTGGATCGTCTCGAAGCTGCTGGAACGGGGCGAGCGCAAGGTGCAGCGCCAGCAGCGCCCGCCCGTGGCCTGGGTCGACGGCGCCGTGCTGCCTTACCTCGGCGGCGAGATCACCTTGCGATTGCACCAGGCACCGCGCCACCGCGCCAGCTTCCAGCGCGAGACGAATGAGCTGCACGTATGGGTCACGCCCACGGGCAGCGAGCAGCAGTTGAAGGAAAAAGTGAAGGGCTGGTTCCAGCATGAAGCGCGCCAGCTGTTCGAAGTGCGCCTGGACGTGTATGCGGACAAGCTGGGGGTGCAGTACGACTCGCTGTCGCTGTCGTCAGCCGGCACGCGCTGGGGCAGCTGCACCATCGAGCGCAAGATCCGCCTGAACTGGCGTTTGATCCACTTCGCCCTGCCGCTGATCGACTACGTGGTGGCGCACGAACTGTCGCACCTGCTGGAAATGAACCACAGCCCCCGCTTCTGGGCCACCGTGGAATCGATTTATCCCGATTACGACGGCGCCAAGCAGGCGCTCAGAAAACGCTCGCAGGAGTTGCCCGTTTTGTTCCAATGA